A window of the Sneathiella sp. P13V-1 genome harbors these coding sequences:
- the accC gene encoding acetyl-CoA carboxylase biotin carboxylase subunit, with protein MIKKVLIANRGEIALRVLRACREMGIQTVAVHSEADADAMHVRLADESVCIGPPSPAVSYLNIPSIIAAAEVTNADAIHPGYGFLSENAKFVDIVTAHGIKFIGPSADHIRMMGDKITAKDTMKKLGVPCVPGSDGEVKTIEDAKKIAGGMGYPVIIKASSGGGGRGMKVAQTEADISEAFSSARAEAKLAFGDDAVYIEKYLTTPRHIEIQILADGQGNVVHLGERDCSLQRRHQKALEETPSPALTDKLRSDIGDKCAAAIRDMGYEGVGTIEFLYENEEFYFIEMNTRLQVEHPVTEMITGLDLVREQIRVANGEKLTLTQDDIKFSGHSIECRITAEDPDTFAACPGPILEYHAPGGLGVRVDSALYSGYSVPPYYDSLIAKLIVHGSNREECMARLNRSLEEFVVGGIKTTLPLHQRLLANEDFQKGDYNIHWLEKFIDGKA; from the coding sequence ATGATTAAAAAAGTCCTCATTGCAAACAGGGGTGAGATTGCACTTCGTGTCCTGCGGGCATGTCGTGAAATGGGAATCCAGACTGTTGCAGTTCATTCAGAAGCGGATGCAGATGCCATGCATGTGCGCCTTGCTGATGAAAGCGTCTGTATTGGCCCCCCAAGCCCGGCCGTCAGTTATCTCAACATTCCATCCATCATTGCAGCGGCTGAAGTTACAAATGCGGATGCCATCCATCCGGGTTATGGCTTCCTGTCCGAGAATGCCAAATTCGTGGATATTGTAACTGCGCATGGCATCAAATTTATCGGCCCATCCGCAGATCATATCCGTATGATGGGTGATAAAATTACAGCCAAAGACACCATGAAGAAACTTGGCGTTCCGTGCGTTCCGGGTTCTGACGGTGAAGTTAAAACCATTGAAGATGCTAAAAAGATTGCTGGTGGCATGGGCTATCCGGTCATTATCAAAGCCTCCTCAGGTGGTGGTGGTCGCGGCATGAAAGTGGCCCAAACCGAAGCCGATATCTCTGAAGCATTCTCTTCCGCCCGTGCGGAAGCAAAACTGGCCTTCGGTGATGATGCTGTCTATATCGAGAAATATCTAACGACCCCGCGCCATATTGAAATTCAGATTTTGGCAGATGGTCAAGGAAATGTGGTTCATCTGGGTGAACGCGATTGTTCATTGCAACGTCGCCACCAGAAAGCTCTGGAAGAAACACCATCTCCTGCTCTCACTGACAAACTTCGTTCTGATATCGGTGACAAATGTGCTGCTGCTATTCGCGACATGGGTTATGAGGGTGTAGGCACTATCGAGTTCCTCTATGAAAATGAAGAATTCTATTTCATTGAAATGAATACGCGCCTTCAAGTGGAACACCCGGTCACGGAAATGATCACAGGTCTTGATTTGGTTCGTGAGCAGATCCGTGTCGCCAATGGTGAAAAGCTCACCCTGACACAGGATGACATCAAGTTTTCCGGTCATTCCATCGAATGCCGTATTACGGCGGAAGATCCAGATACCTTTGCTGCATGTCCAGGCCCTATTTTGGAATATCATGCGCCGGGGGGTCTTGGTGTTCGTGTAGATTCAGCCCTTTATTCCGGTTATTCCGTTCCGCCTTACTACGACAGCTTGATTGCCAAACTGATTGTTCACGGAAGCAACCGTGAGGAATGTATGGCGCGTCTGAACCGGTCCTTGGAAGAGTTTGTTGTAGGAGGCATCAAGACAACCTTGCCACTGCATCAACGTCTACTTGCCAATGAAGATTTCCAAAAAGGTGATTACAATATTCACTGGCTTGAAAAATTCATTGATGGAAAGGCTTAA
- the accB gene encoding acetyl-CoA carboxylase biotin carboxyl carrier protein has translation MSKLDIDRKVIRELAEIMNETGLGEIEVESGNHRLRVSRGSSGVTTVAAAAPVAAPAAPVAAPAPAEVAPAADAGVHPGAVKSPMVGTAYLAPEPGAANFISVGDTIAQGQTLLIVEAMKTMNPIAAPKGGKIVDILVSNEAPVEFGQPLVVIE, from the coding sequence ATGAGTAAACTGGACATCGACAGAAAAGTCATTCGCGAACTCGCGGAAATCATGAATGAGACAGGTCTTGGTGAAATCGAGGTTGAAAGCGGTAACCACCGTTTGCGCGTGTCCAGAGGCTCCAGTGGTGTCACCACTGTTGCAGCCGCGGCACCTGTTGCAGCACCTGCCGCTCCAGTAGCAGCACCGGCCCCCGCTGAAGTAGCACCAGCGGCTGACGCTGGCGTACATCCAGGGGCCGTCAAGTCCCCAATGGTCGGCACAGCATATCTGGCGCCAGAGCCAGGCGCGGCGAATTTTATCAGCGTTGGCGACACCATTGCACAAGGCCAGACACTGCTGATCGTTGAAGCCATGAAAACCATGAATCCAATTGCGGCCCCTAAAGGCGGTAAAATTGTGGATATTCTGGTTTCCAATGAAGCACCCGTTGAATTTGGTCAGCCACTTGTCGTTATCGAATAA
- the aroQ gene encoding type II 3-dehydroquinate dehydratase, translating into MGKSVLVINGPNLNMLGTREPEIYGHLTLNDIRERCEQHAASRGLAIGFMQSNSEGALVDAIQGALGQHDGIIINAAAYTHTSVALMDAIKSVGLPTIEVHISNTFAREEFRHHSFISPVAEGIICGFGVDSYLLALDALANKFEQRK; encoded by the coding sequence ATGGGAAAGTCAGTTCTAGTCATTAATGGACCAAATCTGAACATGCTGGGCACAAGGGAGCCCGAGATCTATGGGCATTTAACGCTCAATGATATTCGGGAAAGATGCGAGCAGCATGCAGCCAGCCGTGGCTTGGCGATCGGATTTATGCAAAGCAACAGCGAGGGCGCCCTTGTGGACGCTATTCAAGGTGCTTTGGGACAGCATGATGGCATTATCATTAATGCGGCTGCGTATACACATACGTCTGTTGCGCTAATGGATGCGATCAAGTCTGTCGGACTACCAACCATTGAAGTACACATATCCAACACTTTCGCGCGGGAAGAATTTCGCCATCACAGCTTCATCTCTCCTGTTGCGGAAGGAATTATTTGCGGATTTGGAGTTGATAGCTATCTATTAGCTCTAGACGCACTTGCTAACAAATTTGAACAACGGAAATGA